The Bradyrhizobium ottawaense genome window below encodes:
- a CDS encoding thioesterase family protein, translating into MDARDFIKVGMNAERTLVVPAERTVGHFVPGMPFVYATPMMILEMEMTAGDAIRAALQPGWVTVGTEVDIRHLAAALVGATVRTTAKVVAVERRVIRFEVAAFEGTRKLGEGRHARGLVNVEMFNRRLAAGTTP; encoded by the coding sequence ATGGACGCACGCGATTTCATCAAGGTCGGCATGAATGCCGAGCGCACGCTGGTGGTCCCGGCGGAGCGCACGGTCGGGCATTTCGTGCCGGGCATGCCGTTTGTCTACGCGACGCCGATGATGATCCTGGAAATGGAGATGACCGCAGGCGATGCGATCCGCGCTGCGCTTCAGCCCGGCTGGGTCACTGTCGGCACCGAGGTCGACATCCGCCATCTCGCAGCCGCGCTCGTCGGCGCGACGGTGCGGACCACCGCGAAGGTCGTCGCCGTCGAACGCCGCGTCATCCGCTTCGAGGTCGCGGCGTTCGAGGGCACGCGCAAGCTCGGCGAGGGCCGCCACGCGCGCGGGCTCGTCAATGTCGAGATGTTCAACAGGCGGTTAGCCGCGGGCACGACGCCGTAG
- a CDS encoding branched-chain amino acid aminotransferase translates to MSMKFDIQPASNPTSEKDRVAKLVDPGFGRVFTDHMAIVRYNQAKGGWYEAKIEARANFQMDPAGAVLHYAQEIFEGLKAYKRDDGGVNLFRPDANARRFKDSADRMAMAQLPEDVFIEAVEQVVRIDRAWMPGGEGSLYLRPFMIASETFLGVKPSSEYIFAVIASPVGSYFKGGPAPVSIWVSENYTRAAVGGTGAVKCGGNYAASLRAQAEAIQHGCDQVVFLDAVERRYIEELGGMNVFFVFDDGSLSTPPLGTILPGITRDSIIALAKDAGKTVREEPYSLDQWRKDAASGKLKEAFACGTAAVISPIGKVRSVSGDFEISGGAAGPVAMGLRKQLVDIQYGRTNDPHNWIRKVF, encoded by the coding sequence ATGAGCATGAAATTCGACATCCAGCCCGCATCCAATCCGACGTCCGAGAAGGACCGCGTGGCCAAGCTGGTGGACCCCGGCTTCGGACGAGTCTTCACCGATCACATGGCGATCGTGCGCTACAACCAGGCCAAGGGCGGCTGGTACGAGGCGAAGATCGAGGCACGCGCCAACTTCCAGATGGATCCGGCCGGCGCGGTGCTGCACTACGCCCAGGAAATCTTCGAGGGCCTCAAGGCCTACAAGCGCGACGATGGCGGCGTGAACCTGTTCCGTCCCGACGCCAATGCGCGGCGCTTCAAGGATTCCGCCGACCGCATGGCGATGGCGCAGCTGCCCGAGGACGTCTTCATCGAGGCGGTCGAGCAGGTCGTGCGTATCGACCGCGCTTGGATGCCGGGCGGCGAGGGCAGCCTCTACCTGCGGCCCTTCATGATCGCGAGCGAGACCTTCCTCGGCGTCAAGCCGTCGTCCGAATATATCTTCGCCGTCATCGCTTCGCCGGTCGGCTCCTACTTCAAGGGCGGGCCTGCGCCGGTGTCGATCTGGGTCTCGGAGAATTACACGCGCGCGGCCGTCGGCGGCACCGGTGCCGTCAAATGCGGCGGCAATTATGCCGCGAGCCTGCGTGCCCAGGCCGAAGCGATCCAGCATGGCTGCGATCAGGTCGTCTTCCTCGACGCGGTCGAGCGCCGCTACATCGAGGAGCTCGGCGGCATGAACGTGTTCTTCGTGTTCGACGACGGCTCGCTTTCGACGCCGCCGCTCGGGACCATCCTGCCCGGCATCACCCGCGACTCCATCATCGCGCTGGCAAAGGATGCCGGCAAGACCGTGCGCGAGGAGCCGTATTCGCTCGACCAGTGGCGCAAGGATGCGGCCAGCGGCAAGCTGAAGGAAGCGTTTGCCTGTGGCACCGCGGCCGTGATCTCGCCGATCGGCAAGGTGCGCTCGGTGAGCGGTGATTTCGAAATCAGCGGCGGCGCCGCCGGCCCCGTCGCCATGGGCCTGCGCAAGCAGCTCGTCGACATCCAGTACGGCCGCACCAACGATCCCCACAACTGGATCCGCAAGGTGTTTTGA
- a CDS encoding tautomerase family protein: MPEITVSMAEGRTDEQKAGMMRDITQALVKNLGVDADAVVIQINEAPLRHKMKGGKTFVERAAAAKK, translated from the coding sequence ATGCCTGAGATCACTGTCAGCATGGCCGAAGGCCGCACCGACGAGCAGAAGGCCGGCATGATGCGCGACATCACCCAGGCGTTGGTGAAGAATCTCGGCGTCGATGCCGATGCCGTCGTCATCCAGATCAACGAAGCCCCGCTCCGTCACAAGATGAAGGGCGGCAAGACCTTCGTGGAGCGCGCGGCGGCGGCGAAGAAGTAG
- a CDS encoding MarR family winged helix-turn-helix transcriptional regulator, with protein sequence MPDINFATSSHDAAEPKPAADDGGNLRWDIIELLFFAYRDFVGDPDQELEAFGFGRAHHRVMHFVYRYPGLKVADLLDVLRITKQSLGRVLKQLLDEGYIVQKTGDNDRRQRLLYATPKGEALVQKLAGLQTTRITKALAEMGPQDAETVKRFLRAMIDRDDPDKVLETIFASVNHDAKE encoded by the coding sequence ATGCCTGACATAAATTTCGCGACTTCCTCTCACGACGCCGCCGAGCCCAAGCCGGCCGCAGACGACGGAGGCAATTTGCGCTGGGATATCATCGAGCTACTGTTCTTCGCCTATCGCGACTTCGTCGGCGATCCCGACCAGGAGCTGGAGGCTTTCGGCTTCGGCCGCGCCCACCACCGGGTCATGCACTTCGTCTACCGCTATCCCGGCCTCAAGGTCGCCGATCTGCTCGACGTCCTGCGCATCACCAAGCAATCGCTCGGCCGCGTGCTCAAGCAGCTGCTGGACGAGGGCTACATCGTACAGAAGACCGGCGACAATGACCGCCGCCAGCGCCTGCTCTACGCGACGCCGAAGGGCGAGGCGCTGGTGCAGAAGCTCGCCGGTCTGCAGACCACGCGGATCACCAAGGCGCTCGCCGAAATGGGTCCGCAGGATGCGGAAACCGTCAAGCGCTTCTTGCGCGCGATGATCGATCGCGACGATCCGGACAAGGTGCTCGAGACGATCTTCGCTTCCGTCAACCACGACGCCAAGGAGTGA
- a CDS encoding response regulator, whose amino-acid sequence MTVTLAATLARPPARPADDAPHLLLVDDDRRIRDLLSRFLAAEGYRVTTAASAGDARSKLLGLHFDLLILDVMMPGETGFDLARFIRTSSSVPIVMLTARHEAEARIEGLQIGADDYVAKPFEPRELALRINNILKRAAPPPQATTVEKIAFGPYVYHLDRGELRQGEEVIHLTDREREMLRILSETPGETVPRSALTGNGSVNERAVDVQINRLRRKIETDPANPLFLQAVRGIGYRLVASP is encoded by the coding sequence GTGACCGTGACGCTCGCTGCCACTCTCGCCCGCCCGCCGGCGCGCCCGGCCGATGACGCGCCGCATCTGCTGCTCGTCGACGACGACCGCCGCATCCGCGATCTGCTCTCGCGCTTCCTCGCCGCCGAGGGCTACCGCGTCACCACCGCCGCGAGCGCCGGCGATGCACGCTCGAAACTGCTGGGCCTGCATTTCGACCTCTTGATCCTCGACGTGATGATGCCCGGCGAGACCGGCTTCGATCTCGCCCGCTTCATCCGGACATCCTCCTCCGTGCCGATCGTGATGTTGACGGCACGACACGAGGCGGAAGCGCGCATCGAGGGCCTGCAGATCGGCGCCGACGACTACGTGGCGAAACCGTTCGAGCCGCGCGAGCTGGCGCTGCGCATCAACAACATCCTCAAGCGCGCCGCGCCGCCGCCGCAGGCCACGACGGTGGAGAAGATCGCGTTCGGTCCCTACGTCTATCATCTCGATCGCGGTGAACTGCGCCAGGGCGAGGAGGTCATCCACCTCACCGACCGCGAGCGCGAGATGCTGCGCATCCTCTCGGAGACGCCGGGCGAGACCGTGCCGCGCAGTGCGCTGACCGGCAACGGCAGCGTCAACGAGCGCGCCGTCGACGTGCAGATCAACCGCCTCAGGCGCAAGATCGAGACAGACCCCGCCAATCCGCTGTTCCTCCAGGCGGTGCGCGGCATCGGCTACCGGCTGGTAGCCTCGCCATAA
- a CDS encoding YbjN domain-containing protein, whose translation MSLLESTIDSKSHPLAVVEDIAASNNWPFERSGEDELTIVSKGQWTDYQLSFTWMGEIEALHLACAFDMKIPVARRGEVQRLVAAVNEQLWVGHFDLWTNTGMVMHRQALVLPGGLTASTAQCEAMLAGAIHACERYFPAFQFVVWAGKTTTEAMDAAMFDTVGEA comes from the coding sequence ATGTCCCTGCTCGAAAGCACTATCGATTCCAAAAGCCATCCGCTTGCGGTGGTCGAGGATATCGCTGCCAGCAACAACTGGCCGTTCGAACGCTCCGGCGAGGACGAACTCACCATTGTCTCCAAGGGACAATGGACCGACTACCAGCTCTCCTTCACCTGGATGGGCGAGATCGAGGCGCTGCATCTGGCCTGCGCGTTCGACATGAAGATTCCGGTCGCGCGCCGCGGCGAGGTGCAGCGGCTCGTCGCCGCCGTGAACGAGCAGTTGTGGGTCGGTCATTTCGATTTGTGGACCAACACCGGCATGGTCATGCACCGCCAGGCCCTGGTGCTGCCCGGCGGCCTGACCGCCTCGACCGCGCAATGCGAGGCCATGCTCGCCGGCGCCATCCACGCCTGCGAGCGCTATTTCCCGGCGTTCCAGTTCGTGGTGTGGGCGGGCAAGACCACGACCGAAGCGATGGACGCGGCGATGTTCGACACGGTGGGAGAGGCGTAA
- the hisS gene encoding histidine--tRNA ligase: MAEKPKKPQKLKARLPRGLEDRDPSAIRATREMVEKIRAVYELYGFEPVETPAMEYTDALGKFLPDQDRPNEGVFSFQDDDEQWISLRYDLTAPLARYVGERYGTDALVLPYRSYRVGHVFRNEKPGPGRFRQFMQFDADTVGSATPAADAEICMMAADTMEALGIARGSYVVKVNNRKVLDGVLEAIGLGGDENAGRRLTVLRAIDKLDKFSADEVRKLLGPGRWDGGEEGKGDFTKGANLSEAEADVVLAITKPREDWKEAIAAAETYLAKSEIGQAGVSELDEIAKLVTASGYGADRIKIDPSVVRGLEYYTGPVYEVELLLETKDEKGRPVRFGSVGGGGRYDGLVSRFRGEPVPATGFSIGVSRLQAALTLLGKLDTKPEFGPVVVTVFDRDRVADYQKMVASLRAAGIRAELYLGNPKNMGNQLKYADRRNSPCVIIQGSDEKARGELQIKDLIEGAKAAAAIASNQEWRESRPAQFSCSEADLVTKVREVLARHDVKWG, translated from the coding sequence ATGGCCGAGAAACCCAAAAAACCCCAGAAACTGAAGGCGCGCCTGCCGCGCGGGCTCGAGGATCGCGATCCCTCAGCGATCCGGGCGACGCGCGAGATGGTCGAGAAGATCCGCGCCGTCTACGAGCTCTACGGCTTCGAGCCGGTGGAAACGCCGGCGATGGAATACACCGATGCGCTCGGCAAGTTCCTGCCCGACCAGGACCGTCCGAACGAGGGCGTGTTCTCGTTCCAGGACGACGACGAGCAGTGGATCAGCCTGCGCTACGATTTGACCGCGCCACTCGCCCGCTACGTCGGCGAGCGCTACGGCACCGACGCTCTTGTCTTGCCCTACCGCAGCTACCGGGTCGGCCATGTCTTCCGCAACGAAAAGCCCGGCCCGGGCCGATTCCGGCAGTTCATGCAGTTCGACGCCGACACCGTCGGCTCGGCAACGCCGGCGGCGGATGCCGAGATCTGCATGATGGCCGCGGACACGATGGAGGCGCTCGGCATCGCGCGCGGCTCCTATGTCGTGAAGGTCAACAACCGCAAAGTGCTCGACGGCGTGCTGGAGGCCATCGGGCTCGGCGGCGACGAGAACGCAGGCCGCAGGCTGACCGTGCTGCGCGCGATCGACAAGCTCGACAAGTTTTCCGCCGACGAAGTGCGCAAATTGCTCGGTCCCGGACGATGGGACGGCGGCGAGGAAGGCAAGGGCGATTTCACGAAGGGCGCCAATTTGAGCGAGGCGGAGGCTGATGTCGTGCTCGCCATCACCAAGCCGCGCGAGGATTGGAAAGAGGCCATTGCCGCGGCCGAAACCTACCTCGCCAAGAGCGAGATCGGTCAGGCCGGCGTGAGCGAGCTGGACGAGATTGCCAAGCTGGTCACGGCGTCGGGTTACGGTGCGGACCGCATCAAGATCGATCCCTCCGTCGTGCGCGGCCTCGAATACTACACCGGCCCCGTCTACGAGGTCGAACTGCTGCTCGAGACCAAGGACGAGAAGGGCCGCCCGGTGCGCTTCGGCTCGGTCGGCGGGGGCGGGCGTTACGATGGCCTGGTCTCGCGCTTCCGCGGCGAGCCCGTGCCGGCGACCGGCTTCTCGATCGGCGTCTCGCGGCTCCAGGCCGCGCTGACGCTGCTCGGCAAGCTCGACACCAAGCCGGAGTTCGGTCCCGTCGTCGTGACCGTGTTCGACCGCGACCGCGTCGCCGACTATCAGAAGATGGTGGCTAGCTTGCGCGCCGCCGGCATCCGCGCCGAGCTCTATCTCGGCAATCCCAAGAACATGGGCAACCAGCTCAAATATGCCGACCGCCGCAATTCACCGTGCGTGATCATCCAGGGCTCGGATGAAAAGGCGCGCGGCGAGCTGCAGATCAAGGATCTGATCGAAGGCGCGAAGGCGGCCGCGGCGATCGCCTCCAACCAGGAATGGCGCGAGAGCCGACCGGCGCAATTCTCGTGCAGCGAAGCCGATCTCGTCACCAAGGTGCGTGAGGTCCTGGCCCGTCATGACGTAAAGTGGGGATAG
- the proC gene encoding pyrroline-5-carboxylate reductase, giving the protein MGPCVRRDDTVCKVIAVADSSTLKNITGTILLAGAGKMGGAMLTGWLSGGLDPRRVAVVDPHISTEITALAAKGVALNPDVTTVGTVETLVVAVKPQMFREAGAKLKSFVSDKTSVVSIMAGTTIASLAEVCGGAVVRAMPNTPAAIGRGITVAVAAKNVSAAQRAVAHALLRATGSVEWVDDESLMDAVTAVSGSGPAYVFLLAEELARAGVEAGLPESLATRLARETVAGSGELLHQSELPSSTLRQNVTSPGGTTAAALGVLMAEPGLRDLMIRAIAAATKRSKELAK; this is encoded by the coding sequence ATGGGTCCCTGCGTTCGCAGGGACGACACCGTTTGCAAGGTGATCGCAGTGGCAGATAGCAGCACCCTCAAAAACATCACCGGCACCATCCTCCTCGCCGGCGCCGGCAAGATGGGCGGCGCGATGCTGACCGGATGGCTGTCGGGCGGACTCGACCCGCGCCGTGTCGCGGTGGTCGATCCGCACATCTCGACCGAGATCACCGCGCTTGCCGCCAAGGGCGTCGCGCTCAATCCTGATGTGACAACGGTCGGCACGGTCGAGACGCTGGTCGTCGCGGTGAAACCGCAGATGTTCCGCGAGGCCGGCGCGAAGCTGAAATCGTTCGTCTCGGACAAGACCTCGGTGGTCTCGATCATGGCGGGAACCACGATCGCATCGCTTGCCGAGGTCTGCGGCGGCGCCGTGGTGCGCGCGATGCCGAACACGCCGGCCGCGATCGGCCGCGGCATCACCGTTGCGGTCGCCGCGAAGAACGTCAGCGCCGCGCAGCGCGCGGTGGCCCATGCGCTGCTGCGCGCCACCGGCTCAGTCGAATGGGTCGATGACGAGAGCCTGATGGACGCGGTGACCGCCGTCTCCGGCTCCGGCCCGGCCTATGTGTTTCTGCTCGCCGAGGAGCTCGCCCGCGCCGGCGTCGAGGCCGGATTGCCCGAGTCGCTCGCGACCAGGCTGGCGCGCGAGACCGTGGCCGGCTCCGGCGAGCTGCTGCACCAGTCGGAGCTGCCATCGAGCACGTTGCGTCAGAACGTCACCTCGCCCGGCGGCACCACGGCCGCCGCGCTCGGTGTGCTGATGGCCGAGCCGGGTCTGCGCGATCTCATGATCCGCGCGATCGCGGCGGCGACAAAGCGGTCGAAGGAATTGGCGAAGTAA
- a CDS encoding YegJ family protein, whose amino-acid sequence MATKLSQPMKWVVLAAIAGVSVFGILTIGPMHEVVAQDRSPIVDVRTSDPEMNAAIARARGSLPTFWASYDTPKPSEAGHALKVRFSTRKGGEHIWIGGVKKRPDGTYSGLLANEPRDLPGKRAGDEVKFTEADISDWMFMRNGKIVGGETIKPTLKSLPKADADALRARMEKP is encoded by the coding sequence ATGGCAACGAAACTCTCCCAACCCATGAAATGGGTCGTTCTCGCCGCAATCGCCGGCGTTTCCGTTTTCGGCATCCTGACCATCGGCCCGATGCATGAGGTGGTCGCGCAAGATCGCTCGCCGATCGTCGATGTGCGCACCAGCGATCCCGAGATGAATGCCGCGATCGCGCGCGCCCGTGGCTCGCTTCCAACTTTCTGGGCCTCCTATGACACGCCGAAGCCGTCGGAGGCTGGGCACGCCCTGAAGGTGCGCTTCTCGACCCGCAAGGGCGGTGAGCACATCTGGATCGGCGGGGTGAAGAAGCGGCCTGACGGGACCTATTCTGGTCTCCTCGCCAACGAACCGCGTGACCTGCCAGGCAAGCGGGCCGGCGACGAGGTCAAGTTCACCGAGGCTGACATTTCGGACTGGATGTTCATGCGCAACGGCAAGATCGTCGGCGGCGAAACCATCAAGCCGACGCTGAAGTCGCTGCCGAAGGCGGACGCGGATGCCCTGAGAGCGCGGATGGAGAAGCCGTAA